From the Serratia nematodiphila DZ0503SBS1 genome, one window contains:
- a CDS encoding beta strand repeat-containing protein: protein MSSLVSQQTGAALYYAVLGKAASAATFDSAGQLLENGGTSAQYVAQILSSSAGQALYSGKSTSDIVSAIYTNVYGSAPSAGVLAALLAGGQPAANIVGGLVSDLLNYNGFDSTILSQQTAFDNKIDAVLYPSANTAAAAGNGASDVLAIYYVLGSVQSAAGVNYWGAAINDGSRTFSVAAQSFVNERSYINTLSNQDFITKLFTQGFKRPPDSTELNTYLTELQGGATRGDVIVDFINSLRGSVSSSDAAAKQAFTLATTAYTAGSLPGLNYQEQAAAVFLAVPERGIDAVGLDSWSKYLASGAAYTKFITSALASDEFQRKGAQLTGDNFIQHVYTAVHGTAATPAQLALYSALGTDKSVITQAIINDLRTSTATDAVTVTQQHAFEFDIGTSLLYKTAASLTTTAAGGNATGTVNTGISHQISNAETAVLTNVQLNANAASTVNLKFADHLANLTINGTSAATVNLSDNGVNPGVDITVNNGNVILNASSGADDVVVTSTANIAAGTAQFNLGAGNDSLHWAGNGVSGGANTVANTVKADGGTGTDSISANFITKTVVTNQNALGIRSSTVSSNANNFSNFEKIDLTGYIGKSVGTLTTTPAIGSPTTTTVTTPNNTFDFGLTNGTSTVEGTNGGTVTQNAAATNLGTQGFVISGLANVNVINAAGGNAAQLEVKGDATSASTLNFTFVQNATDHFNINFDAVSSANVNAGAITLNSSSSLIGGTPLSTVNVASGGTGSFDNILSLAGTNAQVQTINVTGDHALDLTLGSGFSNVRDINASTNTAGLNLDSSHGGTGDGIIIQLLNILPLSVITTNLLAPVLQTLGLNGYQLTVEGSSAADTLGVIGNTTLTGGAGANIYDIKASNTQAGVTIKDFSSLKDKIVDVNHGGLTISNDASGTAVADYGTRSADTLDALLGTLVGGLTNGVIGLLGGILGLDSSNSLTSKVGVASVVFSGGGNTASSYVIIDNNDNHALDLNDTVVYLTGQNHQQLVDTLHYA from the coding sequence TATAGCGGGAAGAGTACTAGCGATATTGTGAGTGCGATATATACCAACGTTTATGGCTCAGCACCTAGCGCCGGTGTTTTAGCTGCTTTGCTTGCTGGAGGGCAGCCCGCGGCAAATATCGTTGGCGGTTTAGTCAGTGATCTCTTAAATTACAATGGCTTTGATTCAACCATACTTTCTCAACAAACTGCATTTGATAATAAAATCGATGCCGTATTGTATCCTTCGGCGAATACTGCAGCCGCGGCCGGTAATGGCGCTTCTGATGTATTAGCGATCTACTATGTTCTTGGGTCCGTGCAATCAGCTGCGGGTGTCAACTATTGGGGGGCGGCAATTAATGATGGTTCCAGAACATTCTCCGTCGCCGCTCAGAGTTTTGTTAATGAGCGCAGTTATATTAACACTTTGAGTAATCAGGATTTTATTACCAAGCTCTTTACTCAAGGTTTTAAACGGCCGCCAGATAGCACCGAGTTAAATACTTACTTGACGGAACTGCAAGGCGGAGCAACGCGTGGTGATGTTATTGTTGATTTCATCAACTCGTTGCGTGGCAGTGTCAGCAGCTCTGATGCCGCCGCTAAACAGGCGTTTACACTGGCAACAACTGCTTACACTGCTGGCAGCTTACCTGGCTTGAATTACCAGGAACAGGCTGCTGCTGTGTTCCTGGCCGTGCCGGAGCGCGGCATTGACGCCGTAGGTTTGGATAGCTGGAGCAAGTATCTGGCATCTGGCGCGGCATATACTAAGTTTATTACCAGTGCATTAGCTTCTGATGAATTCCAGCGGAAAGGCGCACAGCTGACTGGTGATAACTTTATCCAACATGTTTACACCGCTGTTCACGGTACTGCAGCTACGCCGGCTCAGCTGGCGCTTTACAGTGCTTTGGGGACTGATAAATCGGTTATTACCCAAGCCATCATTAATGACCTGCGGACTTCAACGGCTACTGACGCGGTTACTGTCACTCAGCAGCACGCATTTGAGTTTGATATCGGTACCAGCCTGTTGTACAAAACCGCGGCTAGCCTGACGACTACAGCCGCCGGTGGTAACGCTACGGGTACTGTGAACACCGGTATTTCTCATCAAATCAGCAACGCCGAAACAGCGGTACTGACGAATGTCCAACTGAACGCCAATGCCGCCAGCACCGTGAACCTGAAGTTCGCCGACCATCTGGCGAATCTGACTATCAACGGCACCAGCGCAGCAACGGTCAACCTGTCTGACAACGGCGTTAATCCAGGCGTAGATATCACCGTCAATAACGGCAACGTCATCCTGAATGCCAGTTCGGGTGCGGATGACGTAGTCGTCACATCGACGGCAAACATTGCGGCCGGCACGGCGCAGTTTAACCTTGGTGCCGGCAACGATAGCCTGCACTGGGCAGGGAACGGCGTTTCCGGCGGAGCTAACACCGTCGCCAACACCGTCAAGGCTGACGGCGGCACGGGGACGGACTCCATTTCCGCCAACTTCATCACCAAAACCGTGGTGACCAACCAAAACGCCTTGGGCATTCGCTCCAGTACTGTTTCGAGTAATGCCAACAACTTCTCGAACTTTGAGAAGATCGACCTGACCGGCTATATCGGCAAGTCTGTCGGCACTTTGACTACTACGCCGGCGATTGGGTCACCGACCACCACAACCGTTACTACGCCGAACAACACCTTTGACTTTGGCTTGACCAACGGAACGTCCACGGTGGAAGGGACTAACGGCGGCACGGTTACGCAGAACGCGGCGGCCACCAATCTGGGCACGCAAGGATTTGTGATCTCCGGGTTGGCTAACGTCAACGTCATCAACGCCGCCGGCGGCAACGCTGCGCAGCTGGAAGTGAAAGGAGACGCCACTTCAGCCAGTACGCTGAACTTCACTTTCGTGCAGAACGCCACCGATCACTTCAACATCAACTTCGATGCGGTGAGTTCCGCCAACGTGAATGCTGGCGCCATCACTCTGAACAGCAGCAGCAGCCTGATTGGCGGTACTCCGTTGAGCACGGTGAACGTGGCTTCAGGCGGTACAGGTAGCTTTGACAACATTCTGTCATTGGCCGGCACCAATGCGCAGGTTCAGACCATCAACGTGACCGGTGATCACGCGCTGGATCTGACCCTGGGCAGCGGTTTCAGCAACGTGCGTGATATCAATGCGTCCACCAATACCGCTGGGCTGAATCTCGACTCCAGCCATGGCGGTACCGGTGACGGTATCATCATTCAGTTGCTGAACATTCTGCCGCTGAGCGTCATTACCACCAACCTGTTGGCGCCGGTGCTGCAGACGTTGGGCCTGAACGGCTACCAATTGACCGTAGAAGGTTCCAGTGCTGCCGATACCCTGGGCGTGATTGGCAACACCACGCTGACCGGTGGCGCAGGTGCCAACATCTATGACATCAAGGCGAGTAACACGCAGGCGGGTGTGACCATCAAGGACTTTAGCAGCCTCAAAGACAAGATTGTCGATGTTAACCATGGCGGTCTGACTATCTCCAATGACGCCAGCGGCACGGCGGTCGCGGACTACGGCACACGTTCCGCAGACACATTGGATGCGCTGTTGGGGACGCTGGTGGGCGGTTTGACCAACGGCGTTATCGGCCTGCTGGGCGGTATTCTCGGTCTGGACAGCAGCAACTCGCTGACGTCGAAAGTGGGTGTGGCATCCGTAGTATTCAGCGGTGGCGGTAATACTGCCAGCTCTTATGTGATTATCGACAACAACGATAACCATGCGCTGGATCTCAACGATACCGTGGTATACCTGACCGGGCAGAACCACCAGCAATTGGTGGATACTCTGCACTACGCGTAA
- a CDS encoding type I secretion system permease/ATPase has product MNQFIPRNEIADVIRTRSKVFWTVGIFTAFINLLMLVPSIYMLQVYDRVLPSRNEITLLMLTLIMLGMFGMMSLLEYVRSMVVIRIGSQLDMRLNTRVYTAAYEANLKNGSSDAGQMLSDLTNLRQFLTGSALFAFFDAPWFPIYLLVIFLFNPWLGLFALVGALLLIALAVINEMVSKKPLAEASKLSIMSGTLASTNLRNAEVIEALGMLPNLKRRWFGLHQRFLNSQRIASERASRVTSITKFVRMSLQSLVLGLGGWLAIDGHITPGMMIAGSILMGRTLAPIEQVINVWKSYSAAKLSYGRLVKLLETHPQRGTGMSLPRPEGVLAVEGVTATPPGSKGDAVLHNVTFAIQPGDVLGIIGPSASGKSTLARLLVGIWPVSEGIVRLDNADIYQWNKDELGPYIGYLPQDIELFAGTIAENIARFNDIDSEKVIEAAKLAGVHELILRFPNGYDSVLGNGGAGLSGGQKQRIGLARALYGDPSLVVLDEPNSNLDDAGEKALNQAIMFLKQRNKTVVLITHRTNLLSMTSKLLLLVNGNVNAFGPTQQVLQALANAQKAQTQQPQQAVRAVNSEPDEGNIPKTQIN; this is encoded by the coding sequence GTGAATCAATTTATACCGCGCAATGAAATTGCGGATGTTATACGGACTCGCAGTAAGGTTTTTTGGACCGTTGGCATATTTACCGCATTTATTAATTTATTAATGCTAGTTCCTTCTATCTATATGCTCCAGGTTTATGACCGGGTGCTTCCTTCTCGTAATGAAATCACGCTGTTAATGCTGACGCTGATCATGCTGGGCATGTTCGGCATGATGTCGCTGTTGGAATACGTGCGCAGCATGGTGGTGATCCGTATCGGCAGTCAGCTGGATATGCGTCTCAACACGCGAGTCTACACTGCGGCCTACGAGGCGAATCTGAAAAACGGTTCGTCTGACGCCGGCCAGATGCTGAGCGACTTGACCAATCTGCGCCAATTCCTTACCGGCAGCGCGCTGTTCGCCTTCTTTGATGCGCCGTGGTTTCCGATCTATCTGTTGGTGATATTCCTCTTTAACCCTTGGTTGGGGCTTTTCGCCCTGGTCGGTGCGCTGTTGCTGATCGCATTGGCGGTGATCAACGAAATGGTGTCGAAAAAGCCGCTGGCGGAGGCCAGCAAGCTGTCGATTATGTCCGGTACGCTGGCCAGCACCAATCTGCGAAATGCCGAAGTGATCGAGGCTTTGGGGATGTTGCCTAACCTGAAACGCCGGTGGTTCGGTCTGCACCAGCGGTTTTTGAACAGTCAGCGCATCGCCAGCGAACGCGCATCGCGGGTCACATCGATCACCAAGTTTGTGCGCATGTCGCTGCAATCGCTGGTGCTGGGGCTGGGGGGCTGGCTGGCGATCGATGGGCACATTACGCCCGGTATGATGATCGCCGGCTCCATTCTGATGGGGCGAACGCTGGCGCCGATTGAGCAGGTTATTAACGTCTGGAAGAGCTACAGCGCGGCGAAGCTTTCTTATGGCCGGTTGGTCAAGCTGCTGGAAACGCACCCGCAACGTGGTACCGGTATGTCCTTGCCGCGTCCGGAAGGGGTACTCGCAGTAGAAGGCGTCACCGCCACGCCGCCGGGCTCCAAAGGCGATGCGGTATTGCATAACGTGACTTTTGCCATCCAGCCCGGTGACGTGCTGGGGATCATTGGCCCGAGCGCGTCGGGGAAATCGACGCTGGCGCGTTTGCTGGTCGGCATTTGGCCGGTCAGTGAAGGGATTGTTCGGTTGGATAATGCTGACATCTATCAGTGGAACAAGGATGAATTGGGGCCGTATATCGGCTATCTGCCGCAGGACATTGAGCTGTTTGCCGGGACTATCGCCGAGAATATCGCTCGCTTTAACGATATCGACTCAGAGAAAGTCATTGAAGCCGCTAAGCTGGCCGGTGTGCACGAACTGATCCTGCGTTTCCCTAACGGCTACGATTCGGTGCTCGGCAACGGCGGCGCTGGGTTGTCCGGTGGACAGAAACAGCGTATCGGCCTGGCGCGCGCCTTGTACGGCGATCCTTCGCTGGTGGTATTGGATGAGCCTAACTCCAATCTGGATGATGCGGGCGAGAAAGCGTTGAACCAGGCGATTATGTTCCTCAAGCAACGTAATAAAACGGTGGTTCTGATTACCCATCGCACCAATTTGCTGTCGATGACCAGCAAGTTGTTGCTGTTGGTGAATGGCAACGTCAACGCGTTCGGCCCGACTCAACAAGTGCTTCAGGCGTTGGCCAATGCGCAAAAAGCCCAGACGCAACAGCCTCAGCAAGCGGTGAGGGCGGTAAATTCTGAGCCGGATGAAGGCAACATCCCAAAAACGCAAATTAATTAA